A region of the Pseudoliparis swirei isolate HS2019 ecotype Mariana Trench chromosome 21, NWPU_hadal_v1, whole genome shotgun sequence genome:
tctgcggtcctgtcgttcctcgacccgtttattactccgcccccgacgcgtctggtgtgaacacacttttttcgacgcgcgtcgagactgctgcatcagacgcgtcgagaattttttcgacgcgtccgatgtgaacgcaccattacagttggggctgaatcaggttcacctggtccagacctagagatgctgctacaggctgataggctgctgggggacgtttaggatacactgagcacctatctcctcttctctctctttatggatgaattttcatctctccatcacacattactaactctgctttctccccagagtccttttgacttcacgtcttatcggacccgatgagacgtgaagatggatcatcgaggtctggatcgtggaattcctgctaccaactacgccactgccctgttgagactccgcccactgttgagactccgcccacttctcctctctacctccatctgcctgatggatcgtggaggtctccttcgtggaatatgcctactatgaactattcatacactctgtcacattcattgaatgtattttaactctaaatctgtccttctgtacacattacatctattgttctgtccatcctggagagggatcctcctctgttgctctcctgaaggtttcttccctttttccccctgaagggttatttgggagtttttcctgatccgatgtgaggttttggggcagggatgtctatgtgtacagattgtaaagcactccgagacaaatttgtaatttgtgaaattgggctatacaactaaactgaattgaaaaagaaatatatatatatttgtatttatatacaaaatatatattttttctaaatttataaattatatatatattaaaattagggctgtcaatcgattaaaaaaaattaactaattaatcgcacattttgaaattgcgattaattaatcgcgattaatcgcgattaaaagttaaaggttctttctttttaaagaccaaacttcacacagagctgtgtttcaaagaggcttctacctataaagtgccagcgaggtatttaatattgtggatgataaattgtttcttcagtgaaacatcagattagtaaaaaaaaaagaagtatattgagaccccattggtcctgtcatctttaacactgaacagcagaaccagtggccttggtaactgactgacattcacatatgtcacgttaaccctctggaggctgggggcattttatacattttacaacaacaaaaaaattcaccttttaaaggcgtttgcatatgacacatacccacgtgttatacatcaaacattccagaacaatctcagctctattcaatgaggctcagttgtcctcgcgcggtgttctctgctctctgactgacaggctgctatagagcctcacccgtgaggtgggaggtcctttgtgatttactgagtcttcattggttgtttttttcccaaaatgttgacagacaaacggattgaccaatcacgttgaaggtttcgtgtgacaagttctttccgcgccgcgtcacccgacgcgtcgcccctccgttcctctgtgtatcagagggggagacgggaggaaggaggagcaggaggaaacccgactgattcatccacgagttaaactgatttatgatccttattttcgcggagaaataattgttttaaaaacggaaacattgttaaaccgtactgccgcggtttgacactcggtttgagtgtaaaaacttcgaACAcgagtaaacaaagttgcgttaattgcgttaaaatattttagtgcgttagcGGCCAtgtcgcatagattaacgcgttaacgctgacagccctaattaaaatatatatataaatatattatggctgtcagcgttaacgcgttaatctatgcgattaatttggccgcgattaacgcactaaaatattttaacgcaattaacgcaactttgtttacttcgaTATCGctagttgttgcactcctctgagtgtcaagccgcggcagtccgcctccttcctcccgtctgctcctcgatattcacagagaaacagagggcgacgtgtcggtgacgcggggcgtaaggtgcaggggactttttttgttgctccacccgatgcgcgcgcagacacgccggcatggagctctgcggcgcgcgggacggagagccgagaagagtgaacgacacgtcgagacagaatgacatgctgctgtagagacgaccaacaacagacgtttagtttaataaaagaacaaagacgtctttaaggaaagaaccttacattacttctgctgtaatctggcgcgatagagaacattacaggggggcggggcctcaccctgatagaatggtgggggaaacactgggatgtgtcacatgcaaaagcctttaaaaggtgaatttacattgttttgtaaaatcgagaaaatgagcccagactccagagggtgaacgtgacatattgtcagtttaccaaggccactggttctgctgttgttcagtgttaaagatgacaggaccaatggggtctctaatacacctttgtttactaatctgatgtttcactgaagaaacaatttaaccctcatccacgatattaaatacctcgctggcactttataggtaggagcctctttgaaaacacagctctgtgtgaagttttgtctttaaaaaagaatacaattaaacaagtgtctaaaatacacgctgtctgaagggattactcgttcatttagaagatttagtctttagaagaaaaaaaaacttgtaatcgcgattaatgaatttcaaagtgtgcgattaattagataattttttttaatcgattgacagctctaaaatatatatatatctatgtactaaaaaagaaataaatatatattgtactaaaaaagaaatatatatatatttatataatatacacatataaatatatatatttcttgatTTGTGTCAGACTGTATATTATGGAAGGATGTAACAAAAAGTGTCCAGGAATGAGCTAATAATACTTGACAAGagtatcatcatcatcgtcctcAGGCTCCTGTCAGAGGCAACACAAAGGTTCTTACGGCGGCAAACTTGTGTCCAAAGCTGACCCATTCCTTCTCCACCaggacctgcacacacacacacacacacacagagacagagatcaCGCTGCGTGGAGTCAGACCCCTGCTGGCGGCCCGTTGCGCCGCAGGTGGCTCACCTGGAAGCCCCTGAGCGTGCGGTAGTGGCTGTCCAGCATCAGCATGGCCAGCGAGGTGAGCTGGGCCGTGCGGTCCCAGCCGTCACTGCAGTGCACCACCACCGACGTCTTCCCCGACTCCAGCTTGTCGGCTATCTTCGCAGCTCCTGCTAATAacagctaacacacacacacatatggttGGTAAACTCCTCCCACAGcgatgaagccccgccccccgtgCGTCATGGGCGTTACCCGGATGTACTCCAGCCAGTGCGTCTGGTCGATGGCAGAGTGCCAGCGGGCCTCGTCGATGGTGGGGTAGACCACGTCCTTCATCTTCCTCAGGGACTCGCGCATCACGTGGATGTTGGGGATCTCCAGGAAGTTCAGCTCCACGTTCGGGTAGAAGCTCTCGCTCTCGTAGCCGCCGTCCTTCgcctgggggagagagagagagagatataaggagagagagagacataaggagagagagatataaagcAGGAGAGCTatataaaggagagagagacataaggagagagagagatagggagagaacataaggagagagagagacataaggagagagagacataaggagagagagatataagtAGGGAGAAAGAGATATCAAGccgaaggagagaagagagatagagatataaGGATAAAGAAAGATAGataggagaaagagagatataaAGAGAGATAGGAGAAAGAGGGGACAGAGAGAtataaggaaagagagagatataaagcaggagggaagagagagagatatagagagacataaggagagagatataaagcaggagaggagagagatagagatataaGGATAAAGAAAGATAGataggagaaagagagatatatagagataggagaaagaagaaagagaggggacagatatatagatagagatataaggagaaagagagatataggaaaaagagaggagagatagataggagaaagagaggatatatatagagagagatagaaggagtgagagagagagatagaaagagagagagataggaaaaagagaggagacagatagatatatatatagatagagatagaaggagacagagaggcgaGATAGAGAAGTCAATGAGAGCCCCAGAGACCCGAGGGTCTGCCACCTTGTTGGTGTCGGCCACGCTGCTCTGCCGGGCGTCGAAGATGGTGAGCTTGTGGGACTGGGCGTTGGCGTCCATGATGATTTGGAGGAAGCGCTCGTCCTCTTTGCAGCGGCGGTCCGACGGGCCGACGAGCGGCTGGCTGCAGCGCACGATGGCGGCCTGCGTCTCCGGGTGGATCCAGGACAGGATCTAAAGGACGCAGGTCAGCACCGGGAGGAGTCACACGTTGCCCTGGGCGACGGGTTTATTAAGACTCAATAACACCGTCCTGCTGCCACACACAGCCAGGAGAACATCAATGTGTATTCATCCGCCACTGAAAATAGTCCCAAACTAATTcaccatgacctcatgtctctgTTTAAGGACATTACTAAAACCAATAATGAAAAGTAATATCAGCTTTTCAAAGATAGAGGAACACGTGGGTTTAATGCCCAGTGTGAGACGGGGTGCCATCGGTTATTATTACACTTTATCTTTTTCAAATGTTACTTCATCAAGTGCATTTGATTGAATCATCTTATTTATCCCTATTTCTACGTTTCAGTCTGAATCTATGTTTCTTTATCTAAAATCACTTTGTGCTGCATTTATTGTATAGAATGaagtgtattatatatataatcttgtTATTGGCTGACCGGGATGCGGTGCTTGGCTCTGAACAGCGCCACCCTTCTGACGTCTTCCTCCGCGATGTGAGTGGGGATGACCAGGATGGAGGGGTATGTGTCACACAGCTCGTAGGAGCTGTTCATCTTACTGATGGCCCAGCTCTCGTTGGGGAGgccctgcgcacacacacacacacacacacacacacacacctctagaaGGAAGTGTTTTCATTGACCGCGTGTGTAGCGGGTgaggggtggaggtgacggTTACCAGGCGCCTGTACTCTGCCGTCGGGTCGTACACCTTCCAGCCGTCCACGGGGAACTGCTCCTTGTACCGGAAGGCGAACAGCGgctgggagagagacacaaTCATTATCATCATTCATTGATTAGCCATTTTAATATAGTTGATCCGTTCCCATCAAAACCCAAAGACTCCATGTCATGAGGAAAGAGCTGGACCAGTGATCACTGGCATCCTGGGGACTGACCAGGCTGTGGGAGAGGGGGAAGGTGTGCTTGGCCAGCAGCTCCACCACGTCCGGGTGGCCCTCCTCCACCTTGTAGGCGAATCTGGGACTCCTCATGTCCTGGTGCAtaagggggggggacacacaggtGAGGACACGGCTCGTCACGGTGGCTGCAGATTCCCCTGATTCCCGGGTACCTTGCAGACCAGCTCCAGGCCCTTGGTGTTCTTGCCCTGGTTGGGGACACTGATGGCCTCCAGTCTGCTGATGACCCCGAGGTTCACGTCCAGGACGAACGGAGACtcctgcacgcgcacacacaggtgttaatacacacacacacacacacaggcagtgtGATTGTAAATGACAAGGTGTTGCATAACAGATGAGAAGTACCCGCTCCACGCTGGTGAAGTGGAGCTTGTAGTCGGTGATGGTCAGAGTTCCATTCACCAGACCGCTGAACGGACAAATGTACATCACATCCACGACTGGAGGAGACAAAAAGGCATCGATTCATGGAGACTGTGGAGTTGaagtggattttatgtacacttgtAAAGGAGGAAGTCTTATGTCTTAAATgaatgcatatagaaagataactTACATGAAGGATGTATTCTAAAAGCATAgaaaagtatgatcactgtattatagATTGTATGATGTATTATGGTTACCATAACTATCGGATGACTCGGGTGTGAATGAGATGTTTGGGTTATGGGAGAAGTGCATTTCTCTGGAGAGATCGTGGCTGGTTGTTGGAAgaggctcttattttgaagctcttattttgaaaagtctaAAAGCGGAAGTAAAACTCTGCAGATCGGAAGCCGGAACCAGCTGTGGTCTCGCTGGGGGAGCACGCTTTACTCAGGCCTGTTTGAATGCTGGAGCGAGCAGGGTTTGAAGGATGAGGACCACGATGGACATGGAGCGGTCAGCTGGGCGGACGATGAATGATGTGTTCACAGCTAATTGTAAGACGTGAGATCGGTGACAGACAGCAACTGTCTGGGCCACGGCTAAGATAGACGATGGGCTCGTGATCCGTGTTCACGTCCGATTGACCATTAGTTATAAATACTGTTTTAGACTTAGCCCTGGCTTCGAGACTTCTTCCCCAAACAACGGGCTCCTCTCGACTCTCTGAACTCTTTCAAGACGCAAGGCAAATACCTGAGTTCTTGCGACAATAATCTTTCCataacattgttttttaaattttttattaaaagctttttagaaatattataaataatatcctGGTAAAACCATtttttccctccctccacctgttctcatatCCATTGACTCCACgaggctctcaacatggcgacgtcCGAGCCTCCAGCGAGCATTAATATAGCCATtatattaataacattaatatagtCAATATATTAACGACATTAATATAGTCAATATTTTAATAACATTAAAATAATCAAtatattaataacattaatatagtcaatatattaataacataatagtcattatattaataacattaatatagtcaatatattaataacataatagtcattatattaataacattaatatagtcaatatattaataacataatagtcattatattaataacattaataaagtcaatatattaataacataatatagTCATTATGTTAACATAATATAGTCATTatattaataacataataataattatattaataacataaatatagtcaatatattataacattaatatagtcaatatattaataacattaatatcgtCAATATATTAAGGCTTGGGTATATCGAATTTTGCACCTCTAAGACTGTTTAGATCAGGCTTCACGACGGACACCCACACTGGTCCTTTTCCCCTCActgtggtggtggaggggtgaGGAACTCACCGGTGGTCTGGACCGTCTCTCCCGGGAGCAGAGGAACCTGGTTCTGGAACATCGTGGCCTGCGACCCGTACCTCGAGGC
Encoded here:
- the mtmr1a gene encoding myotubularin-related protein 1a isoform X4 — encoded protein: MILLPASRYGSQATMFQNQVPLLPGETVQTTVVDVMYICPFSGLVNGTLTITDYKLHFTSVERESPFVLDVNLGVISRLEAISVPNQGKNTKGLELVCKDMRSPRFAYKVEEGHPDVVELLAKHTFPLSHSLPLFAFRYKEQFPVDGWKVYDPTAEYRRLGLPNESWAISKMNSSYELCDTYPSILVIPTHIAEEDVRRVALFRAKHRIPILSWIHPETQAAIVRCSQPLVGPSDRRCKEDERFLQIIMDANAQSHKLTIFDARQSSVADTNKAKDGGYESESFYPNVELNFLEIPNIHVMRESLRKMKDVVYPTIDEARWHSAIDQTHWLEYIRLLLAGAAKIADKLESGKTSVVVHCSDGWDRTAQLTSLAMLMLDSHYRTLRGFQVLVEKEWVSFGHKFAARVGHGDENHANSERSPLFVQFIDCVWQMTRQFPAAFEFNELLLVTVLDHLYSCLFGTFLYSSEQERAEQEVQTATVSLWSYVNSQPDDFTNPFYVDYEHHVLCPLVSSRHLELWTGYYARWNPRMRPQVPVHQTLKELLFLRAELQRRVEDLQREATSRSSFSEHSPSHTAGTPLHSVV
- the mtmr1a gene encoding myotubularin-related protein 1a isoform X3, with the translated sequence MEKQAEAGGAADGAGPNRKLWGSPTGGAPSGDSLDSPTGSHVDWCKQLIAATISSQISGPPDIDKILLPASRYGSQATMFQNQVPLLPGETVQTTVVDVMYICPFSGLVNGTLTITDYKLHFTSVERESPFVLDVNLGVISRLEAISVPNQGKNTKGLELVCKDMRSPRFAYKVEEGHPDVVELLAKHTFPLSHSLPLFAFRYKEQFPVDGWKVYDPTAEYRRLGLPNESWAISKMNSSYELCDTYPSILVIPTHIAEEDVRRVALFRAKHRIPILSWIHPETQAAIVRCSQPLVGPSDRRCKEDERFLQIIMDANAQSHKLTIFDARQSSVADTNKAKDGGYESESFYPNVELNFLEIPNIHVMRESLRKMKDVVYPTIDEARWHSAIDQTHWLEYIRLLLAGAAKIADKLESGKTSVVVHCSDGWDRTAQLTSLAMLMLDSHYRTLRGFQVLVEKEWVSFGHKFAARVGHGDENHANSERSPLFVQFIDCVWQMTRQFPAAFEFNELLLVTVLDHLYSCLFGTFLYSSEQERAEQEVQTATVSLWSYVNSQPDDFTNPFYVDYEHHVLCPLVSSRHLELWTGYYARWNPRMRPQVPVHQTLKELLFLRAELQRRVEDLQREATSRSSFSEHSPSHTAGTPLHSVV
- the mtmr1a gene encoding myotubularin-related protein 1a isoform X2, with amino-acid sequence MEKQAEAGGAADGAGPNRKLWGSPTGGAPSGDSLDSPTGSHVDWCKQLIAATISSQISGPPDIDKARRKPDSMILLPASRYGSQATMFQNQVPLLPGETVQTTVVDVMYICPFSGLVNGTLTITDYKLHFTSVERESPFVLDVNLGVISRLEAISVPNQGKNTKGLELVCKDMRSPRFAYKVEEGHPDVVELLAKHTFPLSHSLPLFAFRYKEQFPVDGWKVYDPTAEYRRLGLPNESWAISKMNSSYELCDTYPSILVIPTHIAEEDVRRVALFRAKHRIPILSWIHPETQAAIVRCSQPLVGPSDRRCKEDERFLQIIMDANAQSHKLTIFDARQSSVADTNKAKDGGYESESFYPNVELNFLEIPNIHVMRESLRKMKDVVYPTIDEARWHSAIDQTHWLEYIRLLLAGAAKIADKLESGKTSVVVHCSDGWDRTAQLTSLAMLMLDSHYRTLRGFQVLVEKEWVSFGHKFAARVGHGDENHANSERSPLFVQFIDCVWQMTRQFPAAFEFNELLLVTVLDHLYSCLFGTFLYSSEQERAEQEVQTATVSLWSYVNSQPDDFTNPFYVDYEHHVLCPLVSSRHLELWTGYYARWNPRMRPQVPVHQTLKELLFLRAELQRRVEDLQREATSRSSFSEHSPSHTAGTPLHSVV
- the mtmr1a gene encoding myotubularin-related protein 1a isoform X5, which produces MFQNQVPLLPGETVQTTVVDVMYICPFSGLVNGTLTITDYKLHFTSVERESPFVLDVNLGVISRLEAISVPNQGKNTKGLELVCKDMRSPRFAYKVEEGHPDVVELLAKHTFPLSHSLPLFAFRYKEQFPVDGWKVYDPTAEYRRLGLPNESWAISKMNSSYELCDTYPSILVIPTHIAEEDVRRVALFRAKHRIPILSWIHPETQAAIVRCSQPLVGPSDRRCKEDERFLQIIMDANAQSHKLTIFDARQSSVADTNKAKDGGYESESFYPNVELNFLEIPNIHVMRESLRKMKDVVYPTIDEARWHSAIDQTHWLEYIRLLLAGAAKIADKLESGKTSVVVHCSDGWDRTAQLTSLAMLMLDSHYRTLRGFQVLVEKEWVSFGHKFAARVGHGDENHANSERSPLFVQFIDCVWQMTRQFPAAFEFNELLLVTVLDHLYSCLFGTFLYSSEQERAEQEVQTATVSLWSYVNSQPDDFTNPFYVDYEHHVLCPLVSSRHLELWTGYYARWNPRMRPQVPVHQTLKELLFLRAELQRRVEDLQREATSRSSFSEHSPSHTAGTPLHSVV
- the mtmr1a gene encoding myotubularin-related protein 1a isoform X1, whose amino-acid sequence is MEKQAEAGGAADGAGPNRKLWGSPTGGAPSGDSLDSPTGSHVDWCKQLIAATISSQISGPPDIDKQDAHDEGLCYHGDRESEHPSHASILLPASRYGSQATMFQNQVPLLPGETVQTTVVDVMYICPFSGLVNGTLTITDYKLHFTSVERESPFVLDVNLGVISRLEAISVPNQGKNTKGLELVCKDMRSPRFAYKVEEGHPDVVELLAKHTFPLSHSLPLFAFRYKEQFPVDGWKVYDPTAEYRRLGLPNESWAISKMNSSYELCDTYPSILVIPTHIAEEDVRRVALFRAKHRIPILSWIHPETQAAIVRCSQPLVGPSDRRCKEDERFLQIIMDANAQSHKLTIFDARQSSVADTNKAKDGGYESESFYPNVELNFLEIPNIHVMRESLRKMKDVVYPTIDEARWHSAIDQTHWLEYIRLLLAGAAKIADKLESGKTSVVVHCSDGWDRTAQLTSLAMLMLDSHYRTLRGFQVLVEKEWVSFGHKFAARVGHGDENHANSERSPLFVQFIDCVWQMTRQFPAAFEFNELLLVTVLDHLYSCLFGTFLYSSEQERAEQEVQTATVSLWSYVNSQPDDFTNPFYVDYEHHVLCPLVSSRHLELWTGYYARWNPRMRPQVPVHQTLKELLFLRAELQRRVEDLQREATSRSSFSEHSPSHTAGTPLHSVV